The following nucleotide sequence is from Citrus sinensis cultivar Valencia sweet orange chromosome 6, DVS_A1.0, whole genome shotgun sequence.
GCATTTAAGACATCCACTAGCATGTTTTGATCTGAACATTTATTTACTGCAATGCAGAGGGACGGATATGAATAGTCCTCATGGCATACCTCTGGACTTGTTGGACCGCTTGGTGATTATCCGGACACAAATTTATGGTCCTGCTGAGATGATTCAGGTTTTAGCCagtttatgtttttattggCTATGGTTTTATTCCTGGATTGTGAAATGCCAACTGCTCTTCCTTGTTGCTTTGCCAGATTTTGGCAATTCGGGCACAGGTTGAGGAAATTGTTTTAGATGAAGAGAGTCTGGCCCACCTGGGAGAAATTGCAAGAGACACTTCCCTAAGGTTTGGTTAAAAATCTCTATTTGCTTTTGGGCTTCATCTCATATGGATAATCacatatcttttgttttttcaggCATGCAGTACAACTTTTATATCCTGCCAGCGTTGTGGCGAAAATGAATGGGCGAGACAGCATTTGCAAGGTAGTTAAAAGTCTGGAAAACCCATAGTGTGTTTAATAAACTATAGGAAACCCTAATAGATGCTTTTTGGTACAAAGTATCTCAGcatttcatgttttcttattttatgatCTACAGGCAGATGTGGAGGAGGTGAAAGCACTTTATCTGGATGCCAAGTCTTCTGCAAAGCTTCTTCAAGAGCAACAGGAAAAATACATTACTTGATGTGTTCTATCTGATTTTTCTAGATGTCTGGGAGACTGGTGTGAACTTAGAAGTGGTATTTCAGCATTCAAATAGTTCTTTTGCTGTACTCTTATGTGAAGTAGCAGGGTCTGGTGTAAGAGTGTCTTTTAACATTAGGTTAGTTCAAGTGCATGTGGCGAATCAAATCGATGGATTCTGGAGAGTTTCCTAGAGGGAAATGCTGGTCCTTAATTGGAATGACAGTTATTGAATGGAAAATTTTGTACTTATCCCTGAGTAATCTAGTCTAAACTCCATTAACGTGTTATTCTTATTGGCTTGTGCCACTtattaaatgtaaattaatgCATTGCTAGGAAAATCTGATAtctaatgaaattgaaatttctgaTCCTCTCTTGGTCTTGGCTGATCGGCGAATCAAGGATTTAGCTAGTTGGCGACAGTTTCTAAGCAAAATTCAACGTCAACATGCAGAGTCGCTCTTAACCTATCCCAGCTATTTTGTAGAACAGAACCTCAGTTGTAATTTTGTGTAGGATTTGGTATCATTTCAAAAGCAGATATCAAACAAGTTTCCgaatcataaaagaaaaaacacaGCGCCACTTGTTTGCTAATTTTTGGTTTAAATTATCAGCAGACCAACAAATAATTCCCAGCAAAAACCTATGTGCCAGCAAATATTACAAGCATTCCCCAATGCGTTTTCTATACAAAAAAGAGGAGTTTGCAAGTAAACCCCTTTTCCTTTACTATCCAAAGTTCTACCGGAAACATTTCACTAGGCAGACTATGCCTCAGTTTGCCTATTGCATGCCCTTCTATTTACACCCAAAAGAGAGAGTTGCACGATACAAAATGTGCAAATACCCGTATGCGGCAACTCTAATGTGATGCAAAAACATATGCCGCAGGTGATTCACAATGACATGAGAATGCGCAGATCATCTGTGCTGACCTCCCTCTGATCCTTTCCCTTCCTCCTAAATGCTTCCCTTGCCAGTTTCTTCTTCCTGTCCTGCAACTCTAGTATCCTCTCTTCAATGCTGTTTTGAACAATCAGCCTCACAATCTTTACATCCTCCTTCTGACCAATCCAGTGCACCCTATCCATAGCCTGTTCCTCAACGGCTGGGTTCCACCATGGCTCCAACAAGAACACTCTAGAGGCAGCTGTAAGGTTGACACCTGCACCTGAAGCCTTAAGACTTGCAAGCAAAACAGTTGGTCCACCAGGTCCAGGATTTCCAAATTCTTCAATTACTTGAGCTCTCTTTTTGGCATTCATTGAACCATCTAAGCGCAGTAACTTGAAGCCAGCTGCTTGCAATGGCTCCTCAAGTAATATCAACATTTTACGAAACTGCGAAAATACAACTGATTTTGTAGTCGGTTTTTTATCCCTTAATTGAAGGAGAAGTGTCAATAGAGCAGACACTTTTGAAGATGTGAAATTTTTCAAAGACTTTCCAGCAATGTCCATGTCAGAAGATTCTGGAGGCGATGAGAACAGGTCAGATTGCAATAAAGGATGGCGACAGAGGGGGCAGCAGGGTTTCGTGTGCTGTAGCGTTTTCAGGATGCAGGACCGGCAAAAGATGTGAGCACAACAAGTAATTATGATATCAGATGGCGGGGAGATACAAATTGGACAATCAAAATCTTCACCATCTTGTAGCACTTCAACCAGCTTTTTCAGCAAGTCTGGGTTGTTGGATACATCtgcttgaaattaaaatcagGCTGTGAGTAGAAAATTTGGTACCAAAGAAAAATTCACTTATGCTTCTCAGACAATCCAACAATGATCAAAATGTCCTCAAAAGAATGAAAAGCAAAATGTCTGTATGTATAAAATTAGATGAGTTCAAATATGGccagaatttaaaaaaaaggaggaaCTAAATTGATTTTCCAATACCTTCAATAGTGTTAGAAGGAATTATTGACCTCACATCTGATGGGCACAAAGCCAAATTTGTACAGATCTGGCGAAGTCGTAAGAGTATGCTAAGTACGGTTGAATAGTTGCGCATAAGACTACCAGCATTTATATAGTCCTGGACAACACCCTTGGCTTTTCCTTCCAGCTCATCATACAGTTTGCGTTCTTCCAAAGAAAGTTCAACATAATATTTCTCTATTGTTTTTGGTTGCAATCCAATCAAACCCTTGTCCTTTGTTCTCCTTAAAGAAATGGTTGACATTAGAACCTGAAAGAATAGTAAGTTGCATTAAACAATATGGATAAGAAGTTACACAATGCTAGGAAGTCTAAGAATGATATAACAATACCTGAAGACGTGAAAGCCCCTTCCTATTACCCTGAGCGAGAGGACGTTGTATCAAGCTTTGCCAATAGCTCTTAACAGAAAATGGCTCAAATTGCAAAAAAGCCATCAGTGAGAACAAATCAAATGAGCCATTTTGGATAGGTGTACCTGTAACAACCCACCTCCTCTTAGCATTCAAATTAGTGACTGTCCGACTCTGTTGAGCATTTGCATTCTTAATCACATGAGCCTCATCCAAAATTACTCGCCACCACTCGATCTTCTTCACAGGGGACTCTAACCAAGATTCTTCAATAGCCAAAGTACTATAAGTTGTCAACACCAAATCATACATCTCAAGCTCGTCAACATCTTGAGTCCGATCTCCATAATACATATATGTCTTCAACATTCCTGGCACCGTGTGCTCTTCTAGCTGTGTTATCCACGTAGAAAACACAGAAGGGGGGCAGACAATTAATGTAATCTTCTTACCCCTAAAGCTAGAAGAATTATTTAACATACCAACAGACTTTCCCTTCACATTATCATCCATCTTAGTATTCACAGTTTTATGTTTTTTCCCCCTTGCACTACCCTTGTTACTCATTTTACCTCTCTTACGCTTCTTAGAACTTGAAGCACTCATCTCCTCATCCTCAGCTTCATTTAAATCCAAACTATTAGTATCTGTCAAACCAGGAGCAACACCAGCACATTTATCAAGAGCAATCAAAGAAAGTAACGTGAGGGTCTTACCCAATCCCATATCATCAGCAAAAATACCACCCCTCAAAGGCTCTGGCCGTTTATCAGTGTGATAATTTGTCAACACATTGACAAACCCCCCACCTTTCTCCTCCCAAAAAGGAGGCAACTCCTCCGAATTCTCCCTGCGTACCAACCACCCCAATCCCTCCTTCTGATGCACAAAAAGCTCAGACTTTATAACCTCTTTAGGCGGCTCCATAGCCTCCATTTTGGCCTTTTTCTTCACATTCTTATCAACCAACTTGAATATCTCATCCACACTCTTAACACCTCTCTCTCCTTTCCTCTCCTTCACCACCATCGCCTCCGACAATCCAAATGACACATCATTGCCAGAAATTAACTGCAACCCACCTTCCAAAATCACATCCTTAACAATACTAAACATCTCTAACCTAGTAAAAATATGAACTTGACATGGAATTTTAAACCTATTACCTTTACTACGAGTATTAGGAACAATACCCTCAACTAAAATCATACCACTATCAATTAAAGGGGCTAAAACCGCAGCTACTGACCGTTCAATGTGGCCCACTTGATCAGTTCTCGTATTTAACACTTTGACAGCGTTGCTGTCATAAGGATTTAAGGGTTCACGGACCAGTCCCACCATTTCTCTGCCGCTGATTGTGCCCGAGTAGTACTGGAGACCCACTATATTGGCAATTACAAAGCCAAGCATATAAGTTTCATTTGAAGATTGTGAGCCTTCTTCTTGCTCTTGGTCGCATTCTTGCCAGTCCTGGTCCTGTTTCAGTTCCATGGCTGAAAGTGCTTTCTGATACTGAAACAGTTAGGGTTTCTTGTTTTGCTACCGTTATGATTTGAACGTTTGAATGGAACGGGAAATGCGGGtttgaagagagaaagagagagagagagagacagcgGAGGGGCTTACTTTACTTTTGTCGTGTAGAAGAAACTTGAAACATGAAATTTGCTCTTTCAATGAACGTGCATCGTGAATCCTCTCCACCGACCCtgaatttttatgtatttgaaAACAAGTACAtagttttttttcattatcagCTCCTTGAAGTACCCTTTAATTGTTAGCGGAGACCCAAGAAGAATGAAGCGGCAAGTTGCTCATCACTCAACCAATGATTGGTATACAGTTTATTTTCGGTTCAAAAAGTGcaaatgagagaaaataattcttCGGCTTTTGATGGATTACATGTCGATATAACGTCATCGTATAGATGACATTTCGTAAACatttatgatatatatatataaatatgacaTGTCGTCTAcatattcataaaataaatgatgtaTTGTTATATTTCTACAACTCTATTCGGGAgtgaaaaaaatgtataaactTTCGCCCATATTCTCATCatataaataacatatattcGAAATTTGTATGACAAATTATACACAGGTTTATGAATAGGTGATATGCGGTATAATTTTTACTCTATTGTTGTTTAATAAACCCcaagttaattaaaatgttgCAGTCACTCCTATTTTCAGAATTATATAGTTTGGTTGGAGGAGATTCCCACCGAActcaattgtaatttttaattgcatttaattaattttctgttatctttaaaaagaaaatgagtaagaaaatttaaagtacGTGTAAAATCTTTTTAGTTAGTTCTCATACTCTcagtaataataacattttagTGCTAAGTAAGACCAACATACTGTATCCTTTGTACACTCATCAAATAAGATCTTACCacataacatttatttatactaGACTAATCATATTAATGCtaagaataaatgaaaaaggaaaaaaaatacacacacctgttaggaaattgagttTCCTCCCAAGATCTCTCCAAgcaatttatcaagcaacaaattaataagaaaaattaaatggagaatatatcaatcacacaacacaagatttacgtggaaaactcCAAATCCGGAAAAAAACCACGGCCATTGTCAAAAAGACAACcagagaaaaaatattcactatgtggaaaattattacaaccacactctcagaaataattttctctcaccttATTCCCAAATACACCCCAAAGAAACACTCTCTgaataaagaagagaaatcGAGAATTGGatacaaaaaccaaaaatgggGAGCTTCCtttatatagccaaaattggctattattttaatattttctttattcttctcGTGGCTTCTTCAAAGCCGTGTTCcaaccttttttctttcttccattTTGGCGTTCTTCgttcttccttctttttttcttccttggcGGTCCCTTCAACATTTGCTGCATCAACGCTTCTAGATGTAGCTTCTAGAAGCTGCAGCCAAATACtttgacattctcccacttggataTTTGATTGAGAACCAATCAATCTTCACACcaagtttattattttcatcgTAGTCATAATCCTCACCATAGATAATTATCATACTCCACTATAAAGAATATACCACTTAGAATTAATTACCAATTCTAAGAATTTTACATCGGCACATGTCGAAATAACCTGCTGAAATTTATGGTGCAACTTCCATGTTGGCTTTCCTGGAAATTCATCAGCCATCGACATAAATTCCACCACACACCCTGCATCAACGCCAACTATGCCTTGTGTGTAAATCTTGTGGACCCGCTAGTAGTaaaacatcaattttcatgGTACTAGCGGTATATCATGAGGATGTCATCATCATCTATTTTACAAGGGATCATCGTCTCCCACGATGATGAGAGACTTACCACTAGCAATACTATCAGTATCTGATCTGGAGCCACTTGTCGATCCTGCTCCATTTCTATTATGACAATCTCTTTTTAAGTGCCCTGATTGTCCACACCCCCAGCAGACTCCTTTCTTCTTAGATTTATCTTTTTGCTAATTCCCTACAACTGCCAAAGCTGAGACATCTGTAGTTTTAGTACTTTCACCACTCAGTCTTCTTTCTTCTGAGAGTAAAGTACTAGTAACTTCTTCAAGATCTATTGTCTCCTTCCCGTACATCAAAGTAGGTAACAAGTGTTTGTAGAAAGTTGGAAGTGACCATAATAACCTAAGCGCCTTGTCctcatctttaattttaactcCAATGGCTTCTAGTTCTGACACAATACCATTGAGAACACTGAGGTGATCGGAAATTTTTGTACCTTCAGCTATTCGCAGTGTGTGAAATCGCTCATTCAGGTACAATCGATTTGAGATGCTCTTTGTCTGATACAACTTTTCTAGCTTCTCCCAAAGTTCTTTCGCTGTAGGAATTTTTCCTACATTTGCAAGAACATTCTTTGCTAGACACAGTCGTATGGCACTTGCAACTCGATCATCTAATTCTTCCCAATCTTCATCACTTATAATAGCTTTTCCAGAGCCACTACTGGAAGCAGAGGATGACTTCCCCTTTAATGCCTTGTGTAACCCAGATTGAATCAATACATCTTTGACTTGAACTTGCCACAAGCCAAAGTCAATTCTCCCATcgaatttttctatttcaaatttcaccggacttgaaaatttcaatccTGACATATTTGCTTTGCAGATCAGCTTTTACTTTTCACCACGGACTGTTTGGATTGGCTCTCACTGcttcacgtgaatagtaccgtatacgtgaacagtatcgtatacgtgaacagtatcgtatacgtgaacagtatcgtatacgtgaacagtaccccGACACCAAAACTTCAATcaatggctctgataccactgttaggaaattgagttTCCTCCCAAGATCTCTCCAAgcaatttatcaagcaacaaattaataagaaaaattaaatggagaatataccaatcacacaacacaagatttacgtggaaaactcCAAATCCGGAGAAAAACCACGGCCGTTGTCAAAAAGacaaccaaagaaaaaatattcactatgtggaaaattattacaaccacactctcataaataattttctctcaccttATTCCCAAATACACCCCAAAGAAACACTCTCTgaataaagaagagaaatcGAGAATTGGatacaaaaaccaaaaatgggGAGCTTCCtttatatagccaaaattgactattattttaatattttctttattcttctcGTGGCTTCTTCAAAGCCGTGTTCcaaccttttttctttcttccattTTGGCGTTCTTCattcttccttctttttttcttcctttgcGGTCCCTTCAACATTTGCTGCATCAACGCTTCTAGATGTAGCTTCTAGAAGCTGCAGCCAAATACTTTGACAACACCAACATGATATAGATTTTTGAAAGTTTCCTATTTAAGGTTCtctcaaaaaagaaaacttatgGAATCTTTTCATGGAAAGAAGGaattcaaaaatgaaatctGAGTTTGTTTTTCTACTTTTTAAGGAAACATGCAAACAGATTATAGAAGATCCAAACCTATCCATTTTTATAAGGAAGAATATCTCCAATATACAgaattatgttattattttctttagattttGGAGATCATATGACAACCTGTTCGTAAGATAAGTGTATCACGTAAATGACAATCCATTAAATGCaccaattttctttcattctctTGTCTATTAAGTTTTATGTATTGTGTTATATAAATAGATTAACATGTTACACTTATTTGGGCTTATCCTAACTTCAGGTGTCAAGAGTCACGGCATATAAATCGAGGCTGTCTCTAAcatttttcatcatcatccttTTAGCTCATCTCATGAACTCTGAGGCTCGAAATCCCCACATCATCGACCACATCAAAGCACCCCCGCCGCCTATCGTCGCCGTCGACAACATCAAagcaccaccaccacctaCCACCACTGACAACATAAAAGCCCCGCCGCCACCTgttatatgaataaaaattttcatccaTATGCTTAAAGGAGACTGACACTCTACCCTTACAGTTTTTGGGTTTCATCACTTACTCttatgtataatttttatattacaatgTTATCTCCTTGACATCAAGCTTTTAGccaaaaagaggaaaaaaaaattgtgtttgagattttttttaattttgtgtgaaaatttttatataagaaGGATAACGGTTGAtacattatgaaaataataagagtAAGTGATAAAAATTCAGAGACTTTATAGAGAAAATGTCATTCtcctcttttttattattatcatgaACGTGATCCATGATCCGTGGATAAGAATTAAGAAGTTGTTGTGAAGAAAAAACATACAAACATTGAGCACAGAGTTATTTATGTTTTCCCAATattgctcttcttcttctaattatttatagaaaaagaaagaaagtactgaacttaattttgaaattgaaaaagcttATAACAAATCACACCTGTTTTCACTCCAAGTATTGTACTGCGAAGACAACAAATCATACATATACATaagaggaaaaagagaaaaaaaaaaatacaatcagttaaaagttaatttgttttgtttatatatataaagatcaCGAAAATTGATTATAGTAAAAACATTGAGGCTGTAacttctattattttctttttcctttaggGTTCGAATTTCAGGAGGGTGGAggttaaaaa
It contains:
- the LOC102608925 gene encoding putative SWI/SNF-related matrix-associated actin-dependent regulator of chromatin subfamily A member 3-like 1; translation: MELKQDQDWQECDQEQEEGSQSSNETYMLGFVIANIVGLQYYSGTISGREMVGLVREPLNPYDSNAVKVLNTRTDQVGHIERSVAAVLAPLIDSGMILVEGIVPNTRSKGNRFKIPCQVHIFTRLEMFSIVKDVILEGGLQLISGNDVSFGLSEAMVVKERKGERGVKSVDEIFKLVDKNVKKKAKMEAMEPPKEVIKSELFVHQKEGLGWLVRRENSEELPPFWEEKGGGFVNVLTNYHTDKRPEPLRGGIFADDMGLGKTLTLLSLIALDKCAGVAPGLTDTNSLDLNEAEDEEMSASSSKKRKRGKMSNKGSARGKKHKTVNTKMDDNVKGKSVGMLNNSSSFRGKKITLIVCPPSVFSTWITQLEEHTVPGMLKTYMYYGDRTQDVDELEMYDLVLTTYSTLAIEESWLESPVKKIEWWRVILDEAHVIKNANAQQSRTVTNLNAKRRWVVTGTPIQNGSFDLFSLMAFLQFEPFSVKSYWQSLIQRPLAQGNRKGLSRLQVLMSTISLRRTKDKGLIGLQPKTIEKYYVELSLEERKLYDELEGKAKGVVQDYINAGSLMRNYSTVLSILLRLRQICTNLALCPSDVRSIIPSNTIEDVSNNPDLLKKLVEVLQDGEDFDCPICISPPSDIIITCCAHIFCRSCILKTLQHTKPCCPLCRHPLLQSDLFSSPPESSDMDIAGKSLKNFTSSKVSALLTLLLQLRDKKPTTKSVVFSQFRKMLILLEEPLQAAGFKLLRLDGSMNAKKRAQVIEEFGNPGPGGPTVLLASLKASGAGVNLTAASRVFLLEPWWNPAVEEQAMDRVHWIGQKEDVKIVRLIVQNSIEERILELQDRKKKLAREAFRRKGKDQREVSTDDLRILMSL